A stretch of Dama dama isolate Ldn47 chromosome 22, ASM3311817v1, whole genome shotgun sequence DNA encodes these proteins:
- the SLC25A3 gene encoding solute carrier family 25 member 3: MYSSVVHLARANPFNAPHLQLVHDGLAGPRSDPAGPPGPPRRSRNLAAAAVEEYSCEYGSAKFYALCGFGGVLSCGLTHTAVVPLDLVKCRMQVDPQKYKGIFNGFSITLKEDGFRGLAKGWAPTFIGYSLQGLCKFGFYEVFKVLYSNMLGEENAYLWRTSLYLAASASAEFFADIALAPMEAAKVRIQTQPGYANTLRDAAPKMYKEEGLKAFYKGVAPLWMRQIPYTMMKFACFERTVEALYKFVVPKPRSECSKPEQLVVTFVAGYIAGVFCAIVSHPADSVVSVLNKEKGSSASQVLKRLGFRGVWKGLFARIIMIGTLTALQWFIYDSVKVYFRLPRPPPPEMPESLKKKLGYTQ, from the exons ATGTACTCGTCGGTGGTGCATCTGGCGCGGGCGAACCCCTTCAACGCGCCCCACCTGCAGTTGGTGCACGATGGTCTCGCGGGCCCCCGCAGCGACCCCGCGGGGCCCCCAGGCCCACCCCGCCGCTCCCGCAACCTGGCAGCCGCCGCGGTAGAAG AGTACAGTTGTGAATATGGCTCCGCGAAGTTTTATGCACTGTGTGGCTTTGGTGGGGTCTTAAGTTGTGGTCTGACACACACTGCTGTTGTTCCTCTGGATTTAGTGAAATGCCGTATGCAG GTGGACCCACAGAAGTACAAGGGCATTTTTAATGGATTTTCAATTACACTCAAAGAGGATGGTTTCCGTGGTTTGGCCAAAGGATGGGCTCCGACCTTCATTGGCTACTCCCTGCAGGGGCTCTGCAAGTTTGGCTTTTATGAAGTCTTCAAGGTTTTGTACAGCAACATGCTTGGAGAG GAGAATGCCTATCTGTGGCGCACATCACTGTATTTGGCTGCCTCTGCCAGTGCTGAATTCTTTGCTGACATTGCTCTGGCTCCTATGGAAGCTGCTAAGGTTCGAATTCAAACCCAACCAGGTTATGCTAACACTCTGAGGGATGCAGCTCCCAAAATGTATAAGGAAGAAGGCTTAAAGGC GTTCTACAAGGGGGTTGCTCCTCTTTGGATGAGACAGATACCATACACCATGATGAAGTTTGCCTGCTTTGAACGTACTGTTGAAGCATTGTACAAGTTTGTGGTTCCCAAGCCCCGAAGTGAATGTTCAAAGCCAGAGCAGCTGGTTGTCACATTTGTGGCAGGTTACATAG CTGGAGTCTTCTGTGCCATTGTTTCCCACCCTGCCGATTCCGTGGTGTCTGTGTTGAATAAAGAGAAGGGTAGCAGTGCCTCTCAGGTCCTCAAGAGACTTGGATTTAGAG GTGTTTGGAAGGGACTGTTTGCCCGCATCATCATGATCGGCACTCTGACTGCACTACAGTGGTTTATCTATGATTCTGTGAAGGTCTACTTCAGGCTCCCTCGCCCTCCTCCCCCTGAGATGCCAGAGTCTCTGAAGAAGAAGCTTGGGTACACTCAGtag